From a single Herbiconiux sp. SALV-R1 genomic region:
- the nudC gene encoding NAD(+) diphosphatase produces the protein MSRAFQASLPLARHGVDRDHATRSDPAALEALWASAEARVLLLHRGRALAASGANPVGWDGFGTAPEVTVRPVIALTEPSLLPDALRSAEGDSAPVRLYLGRVTSGSAELPAGSPLFALALDDLLAESYPEPAEWLDLRMVAADLDDVGAGVFTEALAMANWHATHRFCPRCGSSTTIEAGGWVRRCTKENVELFPRTDAAVIVGIVDADDRLLLGSNALWENNRFSLLAGFVEPGESLESAAVREIGEESGVVIDDPEYVGSQPWPFPASLMVGFMARVSPDHAAELRPDGDEILELRWFTREEIADPRSDVLLPGRSSIARAIVERWFGGPLPERERA, from the coding sequence ATGTCACGCGCTTTTCAGGCTTCGCTGCCTCTCGCCCGCCACGGCGTCGACCGCGATCACGCCACCCGCTCCGACCCGGCTGCGCTCGAGGCGCTGTGGGCCTCTGCCGAGGCGCGCGTGCTGCTGCTGCACCGCGGTCGGGCTCTGGCCGCGTCGGGGGCGAACCCCGTCGGCTGGGACGGCTTCGGCACGGCACCCGAGGTCACCGTGCGGCCGGTCATCGCACTCACCGAGCCGTCGCTGCTCCCCGACGCGCTGCGGAGCGCCGAGGGCGACTCCGCCCCGGTGAGGCTCTACCTCGGCCGGGTGACGTCGGGCTCCGCCGAGCTGCCGGCGGGCTCGCCGCTGTTCGCCCTGGCGCTCGACGACCTGCTCGCCGAGTCGTACCCGGAGCCCGCCGAGTGGCTCGACCTGCGCATGGTCGCCGCCGACCTCGACGACGTGGGCGCCGGCGTGTTCACCGAGGCGCTCGCGATGGCCAACTGGCACGCCACCCACCGGTTCTGCCCCCGCTGCGGCTCGTCGACCACGATCGAAGCGGGCGGCTGGGTGCGCCGCTGTACGAAGGAGAACGTCGAGCTGTTCCCGCGCACCGACGCCGCCGTGATCGTGGGCATCGTCGACGCCGACGACCGCCTGTTGCTCGGCTCCAACGCGCTCTGGGAGAACAACCGCTTCTCGCTCCTCGCCGGCTTCGTCGAGCCGGGGGAGTCGCTCGAGTCGGCGGCGGTGCGCGAGATCGGCGAGGAATCGGGGGTGGTCATCGACGACCCCGAGTACGTGGGCTCGCAGCCGTGGCCGTTCCCCGCATCCCTCATGGTGGGGTTCATGGCACGGGTCTCGCCCGACCACGCCGCCGAGCTGCGGCCCGACGGAGACGAGATCCTCGAGCTGCGCTGGTTCACCCGCGAGGAGATCGCCGACCCCCGGTCGGACGTGCTGCTGCCCGGCCGCTCCTCCATCGCGCGCGCCATCGTCGAGCGCTGGTTCGGCGGGCCGCTGCCCGAGCGGGAGAGGGCATGA
- a CDS encoding phosphotransferase produces MARSHLTLAALATSAVAGADIVGSRPLSSSTTHRFDSAVVTLRSGEEYAVRVPVNSDAESEQSRDLVALRALTAGVRTRLPFHIPDQLGQAPIGQTRAVVYDYIQGRPATLADVGGEGSASDSIGRAIAAIHSLPTSVVSDAGLPSHTASQIALSSRKLSDRAAASGRVPKELLTRWSLALEDSALWQFQPTVVNGSLGPESFLVIDDQVMGVLGWQELKVGDPALDLFWLNSAARSESADRVFAAYEHALARPADRQLRKRARLYAELEIARWLLHGIDSRDEGIIADAEGMLDALRTTVQNDLLNPLSTDTGQIMAVEDVEAMLDRTPLPGRSATSVGAESKAHANRIAED; encoded by the coding sequence ATGGCGAGATCCCACCTCACTCTAGCCGCGCTCGCGACCTCGGCCGTCGCCGGTGCCGACATCGTGGGCTCGCGTCCGCTCTCGAGCTCCACCACCCACCGCTTCGACTCCGCTGTGGTGACGCTGCGCTCGGGCGAGGAGTACGCGGTGCGGGTGCCGGTGAACTCCGACGCCGAGTCGGAGCAGTCGCGCGACCTCGTCGCCCTCCGCGCCCTCACCGCCGGCGTGCGCACGCGACTGCCGTTCCACATCCCCGACCAGCTCGGCCAGGCCCCCATCGGGCAGACCAGGGCCGTCGTCTACGACTACATCCAGGGCCGCCCCGCCACGCTCGCCGACGTCGGCGGCGAGGGCAGCGCCAGCGACTCCATCGGCCGGGCGATCGCCGCCATCCACTCCCTGCCCACCTCCGTGGTGTCGGATGCGGGGCTCCCCTCCCACACGGCCAGCCAGATCGCTCTCAGCTCCCGCAAGCTGAGCGATCGCGCCGCCGCCTCGGGCCGGGTGCCGAAGGAGCTGCTCACCCGCTGGTCGCTCGCCCTCGAAGACAGCGCGCTCTGGCAGTTTCAGCCCACGGTCGTGAACGGGTCGCTCGGGCCCGAGTCGTTCCTCGTCATCGACGACCAGGTGATGGGGGTGCTCGGCTGGCAGGAGCTCAAAGTCGGCGACCCCGCGCTCGATCTGTTCTGGCTGAACTCCGCGGCGCGCTCCGAGAGCGCCGACCGCGTGTTCGCGGCGTACGAGCACGCGCTCGCCCGCCCGGCCGACCGCCAGCTGCGCAAGCGCGCCCGCCTCTACGCCGAGCTCGAGATCGCGCGCTGGCTGCTGCACGGCATCGACAGCCGCGACGAGGGCATCATCGCCGACGCGGAGGGGATGCTCGACGCCCTGCGCACGACGGTGCAGAACGATCTGCTCAACCCGCTCTCCACCGACACCGGCCAGATCATGGCGGTCGAAGACGTCGAGGCGATGCTCGACCGCACGCCGCTCCCCGGCAGGTCGGCGACGAGTGTGGGCGCTGAGAGCAAGGCGCACGCGAACCGCATCGCCGAGGACTGA